From one Fusobacterium mortiferum ATCC 9817 genomic stretch:
- a CDS encoding ABC transporter substrate-binding protein codes for MNFKKVMLGVFAIGLLAGCGNEKKEEVKVATETPMTLEQIIEAAKKEGEVNSVGMPDAWANWKGTWADLKEKYGLNHVDTDMSSAEEIAKFKAEGENATADIGDIGYEFGTVAKAQNVTLPYKPTTWDEIPQWAKDPEGHWVLGYTGTIAFIVNKDLVTKIPTSWKELGESDAKVTIGPVGIASQATNSVLAAAFALGGDEGNIQPAIDFFGKIAEEGRLLSNDPSIAALEKGEVEVALVWDFNGLNYRDQIDRSRFEVLIPSDGSLISGYATIINKYAKHPNAAKLTREFILSDEGQINLAIGYAKPIRTSVQLPEEVKAKLLPNEQYKNARPVKDFDKWKKTSENIAQMWQEEVVFKMNK; via the coding sequence ATGAATTTTAAGAAAGTAATGTTAGGAGTATTTGCAATAGGATTATTAGCAGGATGTGGAAATGAGAAAAAAGAGGAAGTAAAAGTAGCAACAGAAACTCCAATGACTTTAGAACAAATAATAGAAGCTGCTAAAAAAGAAGGAGAGGTAAACAGTGTTGGAATGCCAGATGCTTGGGCTAACTGGAAAGGAACTTGGGCAGATTTAAAAGAGAAATATGGATTAAATCATGTAGATACAGATATGTCTAGTGCTGAGGAGATTGCTAAATTTAAAGCTGAAGGAGAGAATGCAACAGCAGATATAGGTGATATTGGTTATGAGTTTGGAACAGTAGCAAAAGCACAAAATGTAACTTTACCTTATAAACCAACTACTTGGGATGAGATTCCTCAATGGGCAAAAGATCCAGAAGGACATTGGGTATTAGGATATACAGGAACAATAGCTTTTATTGTAAATAAAGATCTAGTTACAAAGATACCTACTTCTTGGAAAGAGTTAGGAGAGAGTGATGCCAAGGTAACAATAGGACCAGTTGGAATCGCTTCACAAGCAACAAACTCAGTTCTAGCAGCAGCATTTGCTCTAGGTGGAGATGAAGGAAATATTCAACCAGCTATAGATTTCTTTGGAAAAATAGCAGAAGAGGGAAGATTATTATCAAATGATCCATCTATTGCTGCTCTAGAAAAAGGAGAAGTAGAGGTTGCTTTAGTATGGGATTTTAATGGATTAAACTATAGAGATCAAATAGATAGATCAAGATTTGAAGTATTGATTCCTTCAGATGGTTCATTAATCAGTGGATATGCTACAATTATCAATAAATATGCTAAACATCCAAATGCAGCTAAATTAACAAGAGAGTTTATCTTAAGTGATGAAGGACAAATCAACTTAGCTATTGGATATGCAAAACCTATAAGAACAAGTGTTCAATTACCAGAGGAAGTAAAAGCAAAACTATTACCAAATGAGCAATATAAAAATGCAAGACCAGTTAAAGATTTCGATAAATGGAAGAAGACTTCTGAAAATATAGCACAAATGTGGCAAGAAGAAGTAGTATTTAAAATGAATAAGTAA
- a CDS encoding Ppx/GppA phosphatase family protein: protein MIYGIIDLGSNTIRLSIFKYNDGKIKLLSNKKEIVGLALCVENGRLTEKGIEKTCEILNKYRESLENAQVKVYSVFATASLRNIKNKDEALQEIKAKTGMEPEILFGEEEARLGFLAVKSEYDVENGIVIDIGGGSTEIVVFEEGEIRELTSIPIGALNLQDGNIPGLVAKEKDIKRMRRIVSKALDKLDWENKEYSQMYAVGGTARATLKVAKELFGVPVESKSFSRVELKGIIRKMKSEVHEEYKSVYKIIPERIFSFAGGISILSEIVKKFNCTQINISKAGIREGYFIDRIVNYLKENQKIKEAEEKVKEEILEKDEAGEKIGE, encoded by the coding sequence ATGATTTACGGAATAATAGATTTAGGTTCAAATACAATAAGATTATCAATTTTTAAATATAATGATGGGAAGATAAAATTACTATCTAATAAAAAAGAGATAGTAGGATTAGCTCTTTGTGTTGAAAATGGAAGATTAACAGAGAAAGGGATAGAAAAAACTTGTGAAATTTTAAACAAATACAGAGAAAGTTTAGAAAATGCTCAAGTAAAAGTATATTCAGTTTTTGCTACAGCATCTTTAAGAAATATAAAAAATAAAGATGAAGCATTACAAGAGATAAAAGCTAAAACTGGAATGGAACCAGAAATATTATTTGGAGAAGAGGAAGCTAGATTAGGGTTTTTAGCAGTAAAAAGTGAGTATGATGTAGAGAATGGAATAGTTATAGATATAGGTGGTGGAAGTACAGAGATAGTTGTATTTGAAGAGGGAGAGATAAGAGAGCTTACAAGCATTCCTATTGGGGCACTTAATTTACAAGATGGAAATATACCAGGATTAGTAGCAAAAGAAAAAGATATAAAAAGAATGAGAAGAATAGTAAGTAAAGCTTTAGATAAATTGGATTGGGAAAATAAAGAGTATTCTCAAATGTATGCTGTTGGAGGAACAGCTAGAGCAACTTTGAAAGTAGCTAAAGAATTATTTGGAGTTCCAGTAGAAAGTAAAAGTTTTAGTAGAGTAGAATTAAAAGGAATTATTAGAAAAATGAAAAGTGAGGTACATGAGGAATATAAGTCAGTATATAAAATTATTCCAGAACGTATTTTCTCTTTTGCTGGAGGAATTTCTATCTTAAGTGAGATAGTAAAGAAATTTAACTGTACTCAAATAAATATAAGTAAAGCTGGAATAAGAGAAGGGTATTTTATAGATAGAATAGTTAACTATTTAAAAGAAAACCAAAAGATTAAAGAAGCTGAAGAAAAAGTAAAAGAGGAAATTCTTGAAAAAGATGAAGCAGGTGAAAAAATTGGAGAATAA
- a CDS encoding alkaline phosphatase family protein, whose amino-acid sequence MKRLKKLIFVLLDGLNNKQSNLMGYMNALVKSGLAIRGRVSSEMPSLSRPLYETLLTGKTPVEHGVVNNSISRLSREESIFSLCRKANLKTGAAAYYWVSELYNSTPFNRIEDTYTEDSDKNIQHGIFYTLDHYPDENVFLDGEYIRRKSNPDFLMIHSMNIDDKGHKNGSESSQYRNAVRNVDGILSNFVPRWIEEGYTIIVTSDHGMSYDGNHSGSAEEEAEVPFWLINSSEMVEAIDPIPQVKITEIMRKILNI is encoded by the coding sequence GTGAAAAGATTGAAAAAATTAATATTTGTACTTTTAGATGGATTAAATAATAAACAAAGTAACTTAATGGGGTATATGAATGCTCTTGTAAAATCAGGATTAGCAATAAGAGGAAGGGTATCGTCAGAGATGCCCTCTCTTTCTAGACCATTATATGAAACTCTTTTAACAGGTAAGACTCCTGTTGAGCATGGAGTTGTAAATAACTCTATATCAAGACTATCAAGGGAAGAAAGTATATTTTCATTATGTAGAAAAGCAAATTTAAAAACAGGAGCAGCTGCTTATTATTGGGTAAGTGAACTTTATAATAGTACTCCATTTAATAGAATAGAGGATACATATACAGAAGATTCAGATAAAAATATTCAACATGGAATATTTTATACTTTAGATCATTATCCAGATGAGAATGTATTTTTAGATGGAGAATATATTAGAAGGAAAAGCAATCCAGATTTTTTAATGATTCATTCTATGAATATAGATGATAAAGGACATAAAAATGGTTCGGAAAGTTCTCAATACAGAAATGCGGTAAGAAATGTTGATGGAATACTTTCAAATTTTGTTCCTAGATGGATAGAAGAGGGATATACAATAATAGTAACTTCTGATCATGGAATGAGTTATGATGGAAATCATAGTGGAAGTGCAGAAGAGGAAGCAGAGGTTCCTTTTTGGTTAATAAATAGTAGTGAAATGGTAGAGGCAATTGATCCAATACCACAAGTTAAGATAACAGAGATAATGAGAAAAATTTTAAATATATAA
- a CDS encoding ABC transporter permease: protein MKQHDKERLKYGLLLSPLAIIAFLVLIVPIISIVLGSLKEDGSSTYSLYNYMYILGSKFYKQSFTNSIKISLISSILGIVISFQLAYSISKLNNRIKDVVLLYSNMMSNFSGLPLAFALIVILGTNGAITLILQKIGISEFNIYAQAGLILAYTYFQIPLGTLLLYPALDALNESWKEACSLLGGTKKDFWLRIGLPILKSSIIGTTIILFTNAIGAYATVFGIMTSNYNVIPIRIGALISGDVILKPNMASALAIMLIIIISVVFFVNEKFIQRRKY from the coding sequence ATGAAACAACATGATAAAGAAAGATTAAAATATGGATTACTTTTATCTCCTTTGGCTATTATAGCTTTTTTAGTTTTAATAGTTCCAATAATTTCAATAGTATTAGGAAGTTTAAAAGAAGATGGGAGTTCAACATATTCATTATATAACTATATGTATATATTAGGAAGTAAGTTTTATAAACAAAGTTTTACAAATAGTATAAAGATATCTTTAATATCTTCAATTTTAGGGATAGTTATATCTTTTCAATTAGCTTATTCAATAAGTAAACTAAATAATAGAATAAAAGATGTTGTTCTTTTATATTCAAATATGATGTCAAACTTTTCAGGATTACCATTGGCTTTTGCTCTGATAGTTATTTTAGGAACAAATGGAGCAATAACTCTTATATTACAAAAAATAGGTATATCAGAGTTTAATATATATGCTCAAGCTGGATTGATACTAGCTTATACATATTTTCAAATTCCACTAGGAACATTATTACTTTATCCAGCTTTAGATGCTTTAAATGAAAGTTGGAAAGAAGCTTGCAGTTTATTAGGGGGAACAAAAAAAGATTTCTGGTTGAGGATAGGATTACCAATATTAAAGTCTTCTATAATAGGGACAACAATAATTCTTTTTACTAATGCAATAGGAGCTTATGCTACTGTTTTTGGGATAATGACATCTAATTATAATGTTATTCCAATTAGAATTGGAGCTTTGATTTCAGGGGATGTTATATTAAAGCCAAACATGGCTTCTGCATTAGCGATAATGTTAATCATAATTATTTCCGTAGTTTTCTTTGTAAATGAGAAATTTATTCAAAGAAGGAAATATTAG
- a CDS encoding histidinol-phosphatase HisJ family protein: protein MYRSDSHVHSEFSGDSKEKLEKIIEKAKELKMDEITITDHLDLDFPMKPNIFTLDLEKYIERLKELRKREKELQIKIGIEIGLQPTLVNRYNSIFENKDIDFIIGSSHAISGKDVATKDFFLGKEKNEAHREYFLEVLKNIDLFPEISVYGHLDFINRYGIGVYKDYKDLDYILHQDIIDEILKKLISKNIGIEVNTSGLRYGLKNFHPHINILKRYKKFGGEIITIGSDSHRSEDIMKDFDIVKKLLKELGFNSYCTFKNKKIEYRDLDI, encoded by the coding sequence ATGTATAGATCAGATTCACATGTACATAGTGAATTTTCTGGAGACTCTAAAGAAAAATTAGAAAAAATTATTGAAAAAGCAAAAGAGTTAAAAATGGATGAAATAACAATAACAGATCATTTAGACTTAGATTTTCCAATGAAACCAAATATTTTTACTTTAGATCTAGAAAAGTATATTGAAAGATTAAAAGAATTAAGAAAAAGAGAAAAAGAGTTACAAATAAAGATAGGAATAGAAATAGGATTACAACCTACACTTGTAAATAGATACAATTCTATTTTTGAAAATAAAGATATAGATTTTATAATAGGTTCATCTCATGCTATATCAGGAAAAGATGTTGCAACTAAAGATTTCTTTTTAGGAAAAGAAAAAAATGAAGCACATAGAGAGTATTTTTTAGAAGTTTTGAAAAATATAGATTTGTTTCCTGAAATATCAGTTTATGGACACTTAGATTTTATAAATAGATATGGAATTGGAGTTTATAAAGATTATAAAGATTTAGATTATATTTTACATCAAGATATTATTGATGAAATTTTAAAAAAATTAATTTCTAAAAATATAGGAATTGAAGTAAATACTTCTGGATTGAGATATGGATTAAAAAATTTTCATCCCCATATAAATATTTTAAAAAGATATAAAAAGTTTGGAGGAGAGATAATTACAATTGGTTCAGATTCACATAGATCAGAAGATATTATGAAAGATTTTGATATAGTAAAAAAATTATTAAAAGAATTAGGGTTCAATTCTTATTGTACATTTAAAAATAAAAAGATTGAATATAGAGATTTAGATATTTAA
- a CDS encoding ABC transporter ATP-binding protein, translating into MGFVEIKDLVKNFGDTQVLKNINISIEEGEFVTLLGPSGCGKSTLLRCLAGLNSIDGGKIFVNGKDITDMEPRNRDIGMVFQNYALFPNMTVWENIEFGLKIKKEKDYEQRIKDMIEMVGLTGKEKHYPSELSGGQQQRVAFARSLITRPTILLLDESLSALDAKIRKSLRDRLRQIQKKLGITTIFVTHDQEEALAISDRIFVLNKGEVSQSGNPEEIYTNPANEFMVDFIGSYNIFKGEEVEKVLGIKGNKVAVRPESIYVREEGRNYNEENFYTTSSVIKDRIIIGSVIRYTVEKNGVEFLVDLLNRGENKVFNIGSEVELMFMKKEIKVY; encoded by the coding sequence ATGGGATTTGTAGAAATAAAAGATTTGGTAAAGAATTTTGGAGATACCCAAGTTTTAAAAAATATAAATATAAGTATTGAAGAGGGAGAGTTTGTAACATTATTAGGACCTTCAGGTTGTGGAAAAAGTACACTATTAAGATGTTTAGCTGGTCTAAACTCAATAGATGGAGGTAAAATATTTGTAAATGGAAAAGATATCACAGATATGGAGCCAAGAAATAGAGATATAGGAATGGTTTTCCAAAACTATGCACTTTTTCCAAATATGACAGTATGGGAAAATATAGAGTTTGGATTAAAAATAAAAAAAGAGAAAGATTATGAACAAAGAATAAAAGATATGATTGAAATGGTAGGACTTACAGGAAAGGAGAAACATTATCCTTCAGAGTTATCAGGAGGGCAACAGCAAAGAGTAGCCTTTGCAAGATCTTTGATAACTAGACCTACTATACTTCTTTTAGATGAATCACTATCAGCTCTAGATGCTAAAATAAGAAAAAGCTTAAGAGATAGATTAAGACAGATACAAAAAAAATTAGGAATAACAACTATTTTTGTAACTCATGACCAGGAGGAAGCTCTTGCAATCTCAGATAGAATTTTTGTTTTAAATAAAGGGGAAGTATCACAATCAGGAAATCCAGAAGAGATTTACACTAATCCAGCTAATGAATTTATGGTTGACTTTATAGGTAGCTACAATATTTTTAAAGGAGAAGAAGTTGAAAAAGTACTAGGAATAAAGGGAAATAAAGTAGCAGTGAGACCAGAATCTATCTATGTAAGAGAAGAGGGAAGAAATTATAACGAAGAAAATTTCTATACAACTTCAAGTGTAATAAAAGATAGAATTATAATAGGAAGTGTAATAAGATACACAGTTGAAAAAAATGGAGTAGAATTTTTAGTTGATTTATTAAATAGAGGAGAAAATAAAGTCTTTAACATAGGTAGTGAAGTTGAACTGATGTTTATGAAAAAAGAGATAAAAGTATATTAA
- the ppk1 gene encoding polyphosphate kinase 1, with the protein MKKLENKDKNLCFDNREFSWLKFNERVLEEAQKESGNPILERLKFISIFTSNLDEFFMVRVGTLTDYQKYFKEYVDSRTNLTLQEQLSEIYRRSTELYIKCDEVYGEVLEDLKEKGIKIIKTDELDEEKKKKILKYYKKNILPILSPQIIDVWHPFPFLQNKKLYVTVELEKKKEKKLVGIIPVPVKISRLLEVEGMENTFLLLEDIIEYFCKDIFSMYKVLDSTVISITRNADIDTDYDMSFDENADYRQFMKKLIKNRSKLAPVRLEFQKEMSKFFTRYFLKSFNLEDEQLFISKAPLDLSFTFTLENIIKVENKEELLFSIFKPKENLEINKNLNIANLLFEKDLLLFYPFESMKPFLNLLKQASEDERVESIKITLYRISKDSKLANYLISAAENGKDVTILMELRARFDEENNIEWAKKFQEAGCRVIYGADKYKVHSKICQITYKTEEGFKYITQVGTGNYNEKTTKIYTDFSIITSDKEIGVDADKFFKNMAVNNLDGKYEKLWVAPTSFKQNVLKGIEEEIEKSKRGEKGIVTIKCNSFTDKEVMKALIVASKNNVDINLIVRGICCIIPKVEGLTENIKVVSIVGRFLEHSRIYSFGQGDEQKLYISSGDMMTRNTENRVEICCPIEDRIIKQKINSIIDIILKDNVKSRELEKDGVYRYRHIGEIPINSQEIFMEESETF; encoded by the coding sequence GTGAAAAAATTGGAGAATAAGGATAAAAATTTATGTTTTGATAATAGGGAGTTTTCATGGTTAAAATTCAATGAAAGAGTTTTAGAAGAAGCACAGAAAGAGAGTGGAAATCCGATATTAGAGAGATTAAAATTTATCTCAATTTTTACAAGCAACCTAGATGAATTTTTTATGGTAAGAGTAGGAACTCTAACTGATTATCAAAAATATTTTAAAGAGTATGTAGATAGTAGAACTAATTTAACTCTTCAAGAGCAATTAAGTGAAATATATAGAAGAAGTACAGAGTTATATATAAAATGTGATGAAGTATATGGAGAAGTTTTAGAAGATTTAAAAGAAAAAGGAATAAAAATAATTAAAACTGATGAGTTAGATGAGGAGAAAAAGAAAAAAATACTAAAATATTATAAGAAAAATATTTTACCAATATTATCTCCCCAAATAATAGATGTTTGGCATCCATTTCCTTTTTTACAAAATAAAAAACTATATGTAACTGTTGAATTAGAGAAGAAAAAAGAGAAAAAGCTAGTTGGAATAATTCCAGTACCTGTAAAAATAAGTAGATTGTTAGAAGTAGAGGGAATGGAGAATACCTTTTTATTGTTAGAAGATATAATAGAGTATTTCTGTAAGGATATATTTTCAATGTATAAGGTTTTGGATTCTACAGTTATCTCTATAACTAGAAATGCTGACATAGATACAGATTATGATATGAGTTTTGATGAAAATGCTGATTATAGACAATTTATGAAAAAGCTTATAAAAAATCGTTCTAAATTAGCCCCAGTTCGTTTAGAGTTTCAAAAAGAGATGAGCAAGTTTTTTACTAGATATTTTTTAAAAAGTTTTAATTTAGAAGATGAGCAACTTTTTATTTCTAAAGCACCTTTGGACTTAAGCTTTACTTTTACTTTAGAAAATATAATAAAAGTAGAAAATAAAGAAGAATTACTATTTTCTATATTTAAGCCAAAAGAAAATTTAGAAATAAATAAAAATTTGAATATAGCTAACCTTCTTTTTGAAAAAGATTTACTTCTTTTTTATCCTTTTGAAAGTATGAAGCCATTTTTAAACCTTTTGAAACAAGCTTCTGAAGATGAGAGAGTAGAGAGTATAAAAATAACATTATATAGAATATCTAAAGACTCAAAATTAGCTAACTATCTAATATCAGCAGCAGAAAATGGAAAAGATGTAACAATACTTATGGAGTTAAGAGCAAGATTTGATGAGGAAAATAATATAGAGTGGGCTAAAAAATTCCAAGAGGCAGGGTGTAGAGTGATATATGGAGCAGATAAATACAAGGTACACTCTAAAATTTGTCAAATAACTTATAAGACAGAGGAAGGATTTAAATATATAACACAGGTTGGAACAGGAAATTATAATGAAAAAACAACTAAGATATATACAGACTTTTCAATTATTACTTCTGATAAAGAGATTGGTGTAGATGCAGATAAATTTTTTAAAAATATGGCTGTAAATAATTTAGATGGGAAATATGAAAAGTTATGGGTAGCTCCTACAAGTTTTAAGCAAAATGTTTTAAAAGGAATAGAGGAAGAGATAGAGAAGTCAAAAAGAGGAGAAAAGGGAATAGTTACAATTAAATGTAACTCTTTTACAGATAAAGAGGTTATGAAAGCTTTGATAGTAGCTTCTAAAAATAATGTAGATATCAATTTAATAGTGAGAGGAATTTGCTGTATAATCCCAAAAGTGGAAGGACTTACTGAGAATATAAAGGTTGTGAGTATAGTAGGAAGATTTTTAGAACATTCTAGAATATATTCTTTTGGACAAGGTGATGAACAAAAATTATACATATCCTCTGGAGATATGATGACTAGAAATACAGAAAATAGAGTTGAAATATGCTGCCCAATTGAAGATAGAATAATTAAGCAAAAAATAAACAGCATAATAGATATAATATTAAAAGATAATGTAAAGAGTAGAGAATTAGAAAAAGATGGAGTATATAGATATAGACATATAGGAGAGATACCTATAAATTCTCAAGAAATTTTTATGGAAGAGAGTGAAACCTTTTAA
- a CDS encoding alkaline phosphatase: MLSRKKLMLAGMTLMAATSFAQAKYVFYFIGDGMGAGQRQITEEFKKGVLKKDGKLLLNSLPFAGITTTYSADTLITDSAAAGTALATGHKTNNGYIAKDVNGNNLQTLLEMAQDKGMATGLVSTTRITHATPAVFAAHNLDRDDENGIAEDYVNSNVDYFAGGGYRHFVGKDSGLTSKRKDNRDLVKEFEAKGYKTFIGEDSTKAFEKWTPKDGEKVFAAFRASHMPYTVDDINEKLPTLSEMTEKGIELLSKDEEGFFMMVEGGRIDHASHAQDVVGTIYDTLAFDEAIKSAYEFYQKHPQETLIVVAADHETGGMGLGFGNNYFMNLEELKGVKVSIEDTLQKAYNGNRDEYFKYIAKNMGLNNLTEKEKESILKAMDLEDSEADTTNLYAEYSPTAITVAHILSERAGMQWTTFAHTGTQVPLAAVGADSDKFIGFKDNTDVAKLIAESIGKKIK, translated from the coding sequence ATGTTAAGTAGAAAAAAATTAATGTTAGCAGGAATGACTTTAATGGCAGCAACAAGTTTTGCACAAGCAAAATATGTATTCTATTTTATAGGAGATGGAATGGGAGCTGGGCAAAGACAAATTACTGAAGAGTTTAAAAAGGGAGTATTAAAAAAAGATGGAAAATTATTATTAAACTCTTTACCATTTGCTGGAATAACAACAACATATTCAGCAGATACATTGATAACAGACTCAGCAGCAGCAGGAACAGCTTTAGCTACAGGACATAAAACAAATAATGGATATATAGCTAAAGATGTAAATGGAAATAATCTTCAAACTTTATTAGAAATGGCTCAAGATAAAGGAATGGCAACAGGACTTGTTTCTACAACTAGAATAACTCATGCTACTCCAGCTGTATTTGCAGCTCATAATTTAGATAGAGATGATGAAAATGGAATAGCTGAGGACTATGTAAATAGTAATGTAGATTATTTTGCAGGTGGAGGATACAGACACTTTGTAGGAAAAGATAGTGGCCTTACAAGTAAAAGAAAAGATAACAGAGATTTAGTAAAAGAGTTTGAAGCTAAAGGGTATAAAACATTTATAGGAGAAGATTCTACAAAAGCATTTGAAAAATGGACTCCAAAAGATGGAGAAAAAGTATTTGCAGCCTTTAGAGCTTCACATATGCCATATACAGTAGATGATATAAATGAAAAACTTCCTACTTTAAGTGAAATGACAGAAAAAGGAATTGAGCTATTATCAAAAGATGAAGAAGGATTCTTTATGATGGTAGAGGGAGGAAGAATTGACCACGCTTCTCATGCTCAAGACGTAGTAGGAACAATATATGATACACTAGCTTTTGATGAAGCAATAAAATCAGCTTATGAATTTTACCAAAAACATCCTCAAGAAACACTTATAGTAGTAGCTGCTGACCACGAAACAGGAGGAATGGGATTAGGATTTGGAAATAATTATTTTATGAATCTTGAAGAGTTAAAAGGTGTAAAAGTTTCTATAGAAGATACTTTACAAAAAGCTTATAATGGAAATAGAGATGAGTATTTTAAATATATAGCTAAAAATATGGGATTAAATAATTTAACTGAAAAAGAAAAAGAGAGCATCCTAAAAGCTATGGATTTAGAAGATAGTGAAGCTGACACAACTAACCTTTATGCAGAGTATAGTCCAACAGCTATTACAGTAGCTCATATACTTTCAGAAAGAGCTGGAATGCAATGGACTACATTTGCTCATACAGGAACTCAAGTTCCATTAGCAGCTGTAGGAGCAGATTCAGATAAATTTATAGGATTTAAAGATAATACTGATGTTGCTAAACTAATAGCAGAAAGTATAGGTAAAAAAATAAAATAA
- a CDS encoding ABC transporter permease, whose translation MTNKKHYFIVGIILLFLSIPVLGTILYSFSSSWGATVLPDGLSLKWYNQLFSDTRFILSLQRSLLLAVVSLVISLIVIIPSIVISAYYFPKVLKVIELLSLLPFMVPAVVLAVGLLKVYSGLNITIFGIPIIILGAYFSVAFPFIYRGVKNGLDSLHLQSLVETVNILGGTNLDAFRFVILPNLKKGITSSGILSLAILLGEFMYANLLIGGRYETLQIYLNSMKGKSGHFTSAMVSLFFIFIFVVTYIAINMEKVVKKRERK comes from the coding sequence ATGACAAATAAGAAACACTATTTTATAGTAGGGATAATATTATTGTTTTTATCAATTCCAGTTTTAGGGACAATATTATATTCATTTAGCTCTAGTTGGGGAGCTACTGTATTACCAGATGGATTGAGTTTAAAATGGTATAACCAACTTTTTTCTGATACAAGATTCATACTTTCGTTACAAAGAAGCTTACTTTTAGCAGTGGTTTCTTTAGTAATAAGCCTTATAGTAATAATTCCATCAATAGTTATATCAGCTTATTATTTTCCAAAAGTTTTAAAAGTAATAGAGCTTTTATCATTACTTCCATTTATGGTTCCAGCAGTTGTTTTAGCAGTAGGGCTTTTAAAAGTTTATTCAGGACTTAATATCACAATATTTGGAATTCCAATTATAATATTGGGAGCATATTTTTCAGTTGCGTTTCCCTTTATATATAGAGGGGTAAAAAATGGATTAGATTCCTTGCATTTACAAAGTTTAGTTGAAACAGTAAATATTTTAGGAGGAACAAATTTAGATGCCTTTAGATTTGTAATTCTACCTAATTTAAAGAAAGGAATAACAAGTTCAGGAATTTTAAGTTTAGCTATACTTTTAGGAGAGTTTATGTATGCGAACCTCTTAATTGGAGGAAGATATGAAACTCTTCAAATTTATTTAAATAGTATGAAAGGAAAAAGTGGACACTTTACAAGTGCAATGGTTAGTTTATTTTTCATTTTCATATTTGTAGTTACATATATTGCGATTAACATGGAAAAAGTTGTAAAAAAAAGAGAGAGGAAATAG